A single window of Sparus aurata chromosome 12, fSpaAur1.1, whole genome shotgun sequence DNA harbors:
- the mzt2b gene encoding mitotic-spindle organizing protein 2 isoform X3 produces MSQPPQQTVPSAPDSPALVVTSNVQKYAIKKKKVLSAEESELFELTQAAGITVDQEVFKIIVDLLKMNVAPQAVFQTLKAMCAGQRVAESCGAAESATVSHTTSITTAPTEAREDSLVSGKSPKPPAAPPSASGPRATRVSTKIVVYGPQDASSPHSQAVRSKAGASHSEKSREASSQRVQRQPSATRGQKTKSSGSSSSSSQINST; encoded by the exons ATGTCTCAACCCCCGCAGCAGACGGTGCCCTCCGCCCCGGACTCCCCCGCCCTGGTGGTCACCAGCAACGTGCAGAAATATGcgataaagaagaagaaagtgctGAGTGCGGAAGAGAGCGAGCTGTTCGAGCTGACCCAGGCTGCGGGCATCACCGTGGACCAGGAGGTCTTCAA GATCATAGTGGACCTGTTAAAGATGAACGTGGCTCCTCAAGCTGTCTTCCAGACTCTGAAGGCGATGTGTGCAGGTCAGAGAGTAGCTGAGAGCTGCGGCGCCGCCGAGTCTGCAACCGTCTCCCACACGACCAGCATCACCACAGCGCCGACAGAGGCCAGAG AAGACTCTTTGGTCTCTGGAAAGAGCCCTAAGCCTCCTGCTGCTCCCCCCTCAGCGTCTGGGCCCAGAGCCACCAGGGTCAGCACTAAGATCGTGGTCTACGGCCCCCAAGACGCTAGCTCTCCTCACTCTCAAG CAGTGCGCAGTAAAGCCGGAGCGAGCCACAGCGAGAAGAGCCGCGAGGCGTCCAGCCAGCGGGTGCAGCGGCAGCCCAGCGCCACCAGAGGGCAGAAGACTAAGAGctccggcagcagcagctcctcctcacaGATCAACTCCACATGA
- the mzt2b gene encoding mitotic-spindle organizing protein 2 isoform X1 — translation MSQPPQQTVPSAPDSPALVVTSNVQKYAIKKKKVLSAEESELFELTQAAGITVDQEVFKIIVDLLKMNVAPQAVFQTLKAMCAGQRVAESCGAAESATVSHTTSITTAPTEAREEDSLVSGKSPKPPAAPPSASGPRATRVSTKIVVYGPQDASSPHSQAVRSKAGASHSEKSREASSQRVQRQPSATRGQKTKSSGSSSSSSQINST, via the exons ATGTCTCAACCCCCGCAGCAGACGGTGCCCTCCGCCCCGGACTCCCCCGCCCTGGTGGTCACCAGCAACGTGCAGAAATATGcgataaagaagaagaaagtgctGAGTGCGGAAGAGAGCGAGCTGTTCGAGCTGACCCAGGCTGCGGGCATCACCGTGGACCAGGAGGTCTTCAA GATCATAGTGGACCTGTTAAAGATGAACGTGGCTCCTCAAGCTGTCTTCCAGACTCTGAAGGCGATGTGTGCAGGTCAGAGAGTAGCTGAGAGCTGCGGCGCCGCCGAGTCTGCAACCGTCTCCCACACGACCAGCATCACCACAGCGCCGACAGAGGCCAGAG AAGAAGACTCTTTGGTCTCTGGAAAGAGCCCTAAGCCTCCTGCTGCTCCCCCCTCAGCGTCTGGGCCCAGAGCCACCAGGGTCAGCACTAAGATCGTGGTCTACGGCCCCCAAGACGCTAGCTCTCCTCACTCTCAAG CAGTGCGCAGTAAAGCCGGAGCGAGCCACAGCGAGAAGAGCCGCGAGGCGTCCAGCCAGCGGGTGCAGCGGCAGCCCAGCGCCACCAGAGGGCAGAAGACTAAGAGctccggcagcagcagctcctcctcacaGATCAACTCCACATGA
- the mzt2b gene encoding mitotic-spindle organizing protein 2 isoform X5 — protein MSQPPQQTVPSAPDSPALVVTSNVQKYAIKKKKVLSAEESELFELTQAAGITVDQEVFKIIVDLLKMNVAPQAVFQTLKAMCAGQRVAESCGAAESATVSHTTSITTAPTEARVRSKAGASHSEKSREASSQRVQRQPSATRGQKTKSSGSSSSSSQINST, from the exons ATGTCTCAACCCCCGCAGCAGACGGTGCCCTCCGCCCCGGACTCCCCCGCCCTGGTGGTCACCAGCAACGTGCAGAAATATGcgataaagaagaagaaagtgctGAGTGCGGAAGAGAGCGAGCTGTTCGAGCTGACCCAGGCTGCGGGCATCACCGTGGACCAGGAGGTCTTCAA GATCATAGTGGACCTGTTAAAGATGAACGTGGCTCCTCAAGCTGTCTTCCAGACTCTGAAGGCGATGTGTGCAGGTCAGAGAGTAGCTGAGAGCTGCGGCGCCGCCGAGTCTGCAACCGTCTCCCACACGACCAGCATCACCACAGCGCCGACAGAGGCCAGAG TGCGCAGTAAAGCCGGAGCGAGCCACAGCGAGAAGAGCCGCGAGGCGTCCAGCCAGCGGGTGCAGCGGCAGCCCAGCGCCACCAGAGGGCAGAAGACTAAGAGctccggcagcagcagctcctcctcacaGATCAACTCCACATGA
- the mzt2b gene encoding mitotic-spindle organizing protein 2 isoform X4: protein MSQPPQQTVPSAPDSPALVVTSNVQKYAIKKKKVLSAEESELFELTQAAGITVDQEVFKIIVDLLKMNVAPQAVFQTLKAMCAGQRVAESCGAAESATVSHTTSITTAPTEAREDSLVSGKSPKPPAAPPSASGPRATRVSTKIVVYGPQDASSPHSQVRSKAGASHSEKSREASSQRVQRQPSATRGQKTKSSGSSSSSSQINST, encoded by the exons ATGTCTCAACCCCCGCAGCAGACGGTGCCCTCCGCCCCGGACTCCCCCGCCCTGGTGGTCACCAGCAACGTGCAGAAATATGcgataaagaagaagaaagtgctGAGTGCGGAAGAGAGCGAGCTGTTCGAGCTGACCCAGGCTGCGGGCATCACCGTGGACCAGGAGGTCTTCAA GATCATAGTGGACCTGTTAAAGATGAACGTGGCTCCTCAAGCTGTCTTCCAGACTCTGAAGGCGATGTGTGCAGGTCAGAGAGTAGCTGAGAGCTGCGGCGCCGCCGAGTCTGCAACCGTCTCCCACACGACCAGCATCACCACAGCGCCGACAGAGGCCAGAG AAGACTCTTTGGTCTCTGGAAAGAGCCCTAAGCCTCCTGCTGCTCCCCCCTCAGCGTCTGGGCCCAGAGCCACCAGGGTCAGCACTAAGATCGTGGTCTACGGCCCCCAAGACGCTAGCTCTCCTCACTCTCAAG TGCGCAGTAAAGCCGGAGCGAGCCACAGCGAGAAGAGCCGCGAGGCGTCCAGCCAGCGGGTGCAGCGGCAGCCCAGCGCCACCAGAGGGCAGAAGACTAAGAGctccggcagcagcagctcctcctcacaGATCAACTCCACATGA
- the mzt2b gene encoding mitotic-spindle organizing protein 2 isoform X2 codes for MSQPPQQTVPSAPDSPALVVTSNVQKYAIKKKKVLSAEESELFELTQAAGITVDQEVFKIIVDLLKMNVAPQAVFQTLKAMCAGQRVAESCGAAESATVSHTTSITTAPTEAREEDSLVSGKSPKPPAAPPSASGPRATRVSTKIVVYGPQDASSPHSQVRSKAGASHSEKSREASSQRVQRQPSATRGQKTKSSGSSSSSSQINST; via the exons ATGTCTCAACCCCCGCAGCAGACGGTGCCCTCCGCCCCGGACTCCCCCGCCCTGGTGGTCACCAGCAACGTGCAGAAATATGcgataaagaagaagaaagtgctGAGTGCGGAAGAGAGCGAGCTGTTCGAGCTGACCCAGGCTGCGGGCATCACCGTGGACCAGGAGGTCTTCAA GATCATAGTGGACCTGTTAAAGATGAACGTGGCTCCTCAAGCTGTCTTCCAGACTCTGAAGGCGATGTGTGCAGGTCAGAGAGTAGCTGAGAGCTGCGGCGCCGCCGAGTCTGCAACCGTCTCCCACACGACCAGCATCACCACAGCGCCGACAGAGGCCAGAG AAGAAGACTCTTTGGTCTCTGGAAAGAGCCCTAAGCCTCCTGCTGCTCCCCCCTCAGCGTCTGGGCCCAGAGCCACCAGGGTCAGCACTAAGATCGTGGTCTACGGCCCCCAAGACGCTAGCTCTCCTCACTCTCAAG TGCGCAGTAAAGCCGGAGCGAGCCACAGCGAGAAGAGCCGCGAGGCGTCCAGCCAGCGGGTGCAGCGGCAGCCCAGCGCCACCAGAGGGCAGAAGACTAAGAGctccggcagcagcagctcctcctcacaGATCAACTCCACATGA